The following proteins come from a genomic window of Galactobacillus timonensis:
- a CDS encoding HAD family hydrolase, which produces MTDIEKTIRLIAADVDGTLVRDDRLMTRFTRDTICDLHRHGILFGIASGRDYHQLLEDNRLWNFDFPFDFVIGMNGGQVYIEREKKAYEYYLLSTSTLQKLLTMMAPLDLNPSMYIDPPDFMALRVDEGEMQSAERNHSNLIIAKDLSDFWQKPHAKVMYRINDPEKMNQAVAWADAHPSDLWHSVKTQTTMLEFMDPHVNKGMGLQKVSELLNVPLTGILAAGDMDNDVPMLKTAGYSVCMCNGCDEGKESADAVTRRSNNDDGLALWLRTAFPDYLKSDE; this is translated from the coding sequence ATGACAGACATCGAAAAGACAATCCGCCTCATTGCGGCAGACGTCGACGGTACGCTGGTCCGCGACGACCGCCTCATGACCCGTTTCACGCGCGACACGATCTGCGACCTTCACAGGCACGGCATCCTGTTCGGCATCGCTTCGGGAAGGGACTATCACCAGCTGCTGGAAGACAACCGTCTCTGGAACTTTGATTTTCCCTTTGACTTCGTCATCGGAATGAACGGCGGCCAGGTATATATTGAACGCGAAAAGAAGGCGTACGAATACTATCTTCTTTCCACCTCGACGCTGCAGAAGCTTTTGACGATGATGGCGCCGCTGGACCTCAATCCGAGCATGTACATAGATCCGCCCGATTTCATGGCCCTGCGCGTCGATGAAGGTGAAATGCAAAGCGCCGAGCGCAACCATTCCAATCTGATCATTGCAAAGGATCTCTCCGACTTCTGGCAGAAACCGCATGCCAAAGTGATGTACCGGATCAATGATCCGGAAAAGATGAATCAAGCTGTCGCCTGGGCCGATGCCCATCCATCAGATCTCTGGCATAGCGTCAAAACCCAGACGACGATGCTGGAATTCATGGATCCACATGTCAATAAAGGCATGGGCCTGCAGAAAGTATCCGAGTTGCTCAACGTCCCGCTCACCGGTATTCTTGCTGCAGGAGACATGGATAATGACGTTCCCATGTTAAAGACGGCAGGTTACAGCGTCTGTATGTGCAATGGCTGTGACGAGGGGAAAGAATCTGCCGATGCCGTTACCCGGAGGTCAAATAACGATGATGGTCTTGCGCTGTGGCTTCGAACCGCATTTCCAGATTATCTGAAATCAGACGAATAA
- a CDS encoding proline--tRNA ligase produces MRLKNSYFYTLKENAKDEDSVSSNLLVRAGYIKKSSAGVYMMLPLGWKVMKHIEEILREEMDRTDCQELLMPALIPEDIYVASGRRAGFGDSMFSLKDRKKQSYVLGPTHEELFAQAAKMKIKSYKDMPFSLYQLETKFRDEPRPRFGLIRTREFIMKDAYTFDVDEKSCDASYLKQYNAYKNIMERLHLNYRIVKADTGIMGGLLSEEFQAISPRGEDTIVLCSNNDLSSNIEVCPCVPEKPDHREEEKELTLVHTPNSGTIEEVTDFLHEPAKKFVKTLIYNIDGRPVAVMVRGDREVNETKLQKFYGAQSVELADAATVEEVTGAKVGFAGPIGIKCEVIADEEVLYMQNFVVGANKTDYHYQNVNLKDFKLDGHGDLRNIMEGDTCPKCGGKISFAHGIEVGNTFKLGTKYSKAMNLQYLDQNNQLQDVWMGSYGVGVARAMAAIVEQYNDENGIAWPADMAPYQAAIVLIAPKDETQSALAETMYQALQKNGIDTILDDRDARPGFKFKDMDLIGIPYRITVGKKAADDLVEFKVRGSDTSEDLTVEQAAAKVRELLDASIVHVDHQGEPHD; encoded by the coding sequence ATGAGACTGAAAAACAGTTATTTCTATACGCTGAAAGAGAATGCGAAGGACGAAGATTCCGTCTCTTCCAACCTTCTCGTACGTGCCGGCTACATCAAGAAGAGTTCCGCCGGCGTCTACATGATGCTGCCGCTGGGATGGAAGGTCATGAAGCACATTGAGGAAATCCTTCGCGAAGAAATGGACCGCACCGACTGTCAGGAACTGTTGATGCCGGCCCTCATTCCGGAAGACATCTACGTAGCTTCGGGCCGCCGGGCAGGCTTTGGTGACAGTATGTTCTCTCTGAAGGACCGTAAGAAGCAGAGCTATGTCCTTGGTCCGACGCACGAGGAACTGTTCGCCCAGGCCGCCAAGATGAAGATCAAGTCCTACAAGGACATGCCCTTCTCTCTGTATCAGCTGGAGACGAAGTTCCGTGATGAGCCGCGTCCGCGCTTCGGTCTGATCCGTACGCGTGAGTTCATTATGAAGGATGCGTACACCTTCGACGTGGATGAAAAGAGCTGCGACGCCTCCTATCTGAAACAGTACAACGCCTACAAGAACATCATGGAGCGTCTGCATCTCAACTACCGCATCGTCAAGGCCGATACCGGCATCATGGGCGGACTTCTTTCTGAAGAGTTCCAGGCCATTTCGCCGCGTGGCGAAGATACGATCGTCCTCTGCAGCAACAATGATCTTTCTTCCAACATCGAGGTATGCCCCTGCGTCCCTGAAAAGCCGGATCACAGGGAAGAGGAAAAGGAGCTGACCCTGGTCCATACGCCCAACAGCGGAACGATCGAAGAAGTTACGGATTTCCTGCATGAGCCGGCAAAGAAGTTCGTCAAGACACTGATCTATAACATTGACGGTCGGCCGGTAGCGGTCATGGTCCGCGGCGATCGTGAAGTCAACGAAACAAAGCTGCAGAAGTTCTATGGCGCCCAGAGCGTCGAGCTGGCTGATGCCGCGACTGTCGAAGAAGTGACCGGTGCCAAGGTCGGCTTTGCGGGCCCGATCGGCATCAAGTGCGAAGTCATCGCGGATGAGGAAGTGCTCTATATGCAGAACTTCGTCGTCGGCGCCAACAAGACGGACTATCACTATCAGAATGTAAACCTGAAGGATTTCAAGCTCGATGGGCACGGAGATCTTCGCAATATCATGGAGGGCGATACCTGCCCGAAGTGCGGCGGAAAGATCAGCTTCGCCCATGGCATTGAGGTTGGCAATACATTCAAGCTGGGCACCAAGTATTCGAAGGCCATGAACCTGCAGTATCTGGATCAGAACAACCAGCTGCAGGACGTCTGGATGGGAAGCTATGGCGTCGGCGTGGCCCGGGCAATGGCCGCCATCGTCGAACAGTACAATGACGAAAACGGCATCGCATGGCCGGCTGACATGGCACCGTACCAGGCAGCGATCGTTCTGATTGCACCGAAGGATGAGACGCAGTCGGCTTTGGCTGAGACGATGTATCAGGCGCTGCAGAAGAACGGCATCGATACGATTCTCGATGATCGTGACGCGCGTCCAGGCTTCAAGTTCAAGGATATGGATCTGATCGGCATTCCTTACCGCATCACGGTCGGAAAGAAGGCTGCGGACGATCTGGTTGAATTCAAGGTGCGCGGAAGCGACACCAGCGAAGACCTGACAGTCGAGCAGGCTGCTGCCAAAGTCAGGGAACTTCTCGACGCTTCGATTGTGCATGTGGACCATCAGGGCGAGCCGCACGATTGA
- a CDS encoding IMP dehydrogenase, producing MATYYEEPSHTFSEYLLVPGLTEEVNTPANVSLKTPLVRFRKGEKPSLELNIPMVSAVMQSVSDDKLAIALAKEGGVSFIYGSQSIATQAAMVARVKNYKAGFVPSDSNVRPDTTIAEMLDLLAKTGHSTMAVTDDGTANGRLLGMLTSRDYRIGHVNPDQTVSEFMTPREKLVVGHLGDDLTACNDIIWEHKLNQLPIVDENDHLLYLVFRKDYDSHKEYPDEILDDEKRYVVGAGINTRDYEERVPALIKAGVDILVIDSSDGYTVWQKKTIDWIRAKYGNSVKIGAGNVIDEDGFNYLAEAGADFIKIGIGGGSICITRETKGIGRGQATAVQAVAKARDEWFRKTGVYIPICSDGGIVYDYHIVLALAMGADFVMLGRYFARFEEAPGQKLMVNGSYVKEYWGEGSNRARNWGRYDLGQGKKLTFEEGVDSYVPYAGFLKDNVDMTTAKIKSTMCNCGALTIPQLQQKARLTLVSPTSIVEGGAHDVIVKHHDEYNYNSH from the coding sequence ATGGCTACTTATTATGAGGAACCGTCGCATACATTCAGCGAATATCTGCTGGTTCCGGGCTTGACCGAAGAAGTGAATACGCCGGCAAATGTTTCACTGAAGACGCCGCTTGTCCGTTTCCGCAAGGGAGAGAAACCTTCGCTGGAACTGAATATTCCGATGGTTTCTGCGGTTATGCAGTCGGTATCTGACGATAAGCTTGCAATTGCGCTGGCAAAAGAAGGCGGCGTATCCTTCATCTACGGATCGCAGTCGATTGCGACCCAGGCAGCCATGGTCGCCCGTGTCAAGAATTATAAGGCAGGCTTCGTTCCGAGCGATTCCAATGTCCGTCCCGATACGACGATTGCCGAGATGCTCGATCTGCTTGCTAAAACAGGTCACAGCACGATGGCGGTTACCGATGATGGTACGGCAAACGGCAGGCTGCTGGGCATGCTGACGAGCCGCGACTATCGCATCGGCCATGTAAATCCGGATCAGACGGTCAGCGAATTCATGACGCCGCGCGAAAAGTTGGTTGTCGGCCATCTGGGCGATGATCTGACGGCATGCAATGACATCATCTGGGAGCACAAGCTGAATCAGCTACCAATCGTGGATGAAAACGATCATCTGCTCTATCTCGTGTTCCGTAAAGACTACGACTCTCACAAGGAATATCCGGACGAGATCCTCGACGATGAGAAGCGCTATGTCGTCGGTGCCGGCATCAATACGCGTGACTATGAGGAACGTGTACCGGCTCTGATCAAGGCGGGCGTCGATATTCTGGTCATCGACTCTTCGGACGGCTATACGGTCTGGCAGAAGAAAACGATTGACTGGATCCGTGCCAAGTACGGCAACTCGGTCAAGATCGGTGCCGGCAACGTCATCGATGAAGACGGCTTCAACTATCTGGCGGAGGCCGGTGCAGACTTCATCAAGATCGGTATCGGCGGCGGTTCCATCTGCATCACCCGTGAAACCAAGGGCATCGGCCGCGGACAGGCGACGGCTGTGCAGGCCGTAGCGAAGGCAAGAGATGAATGGTTCCGCAAGACCGGTGTCTATATTCCGATCTGCTCCGATGGCGGCATCGTCTATGACTATCACATCGTTCTGGCCCTTGCGATGGGCGCGGATTTTGTGATGCTGGGCCGCTACTTTGCACGCTTTGAAGAGGCGCCGGGCCAGAAGCTGATGGTCAACGGTTCCTATGTCAAGGAGTATTGGGGCGAAGGATCGAACCGTGCCCGCAACTGGGGCCGCTATGATCTGGGCCAGGGAAAGAAGCTGACCTTCGAAGAAGGCGTCGATTCCTATGTACCGTATGCCGGCTTCCTCAAGGACAACGTTGACATGACGACGGCCAAGATCAAGTCCACCATGTGCAACTGCGGTGCACTCACCATTCCTCAGCTGCAGCAGAAGGCGCGTCTGACGCTGGTATCGCCGACTTCGATCGTTGAAGGCGGAGCTCACGATGTCATCGTCAAGCATCATGATGAGTACAACTACAACAGCCACTGA
- a CDS encoding DUF4342 domain-containing protein, translated as METNNEFANEIVEKIKALVKEGNVAKINIWHNGEKKASFPVNAGLIGGVLMAAAAPWALVVAAIAAVGTKCCVEVEKKDGTIVNIYGHH; from the coding sequence ATGGAAACCAACAATGAGTTCGCAAATGAAATCGTTGAGAAAATCAAGGCGCTTGTAAAAGAAGGCAACGTTGCCAAGATCAATATCTGGCACAACGGAGAAAAGAAGGCATCCTTCCCGGTCAATGCCGGTCTGATCGGCGGCGTTCTGATGGCAGCTGCTGCGCCATGGGCGCTCGTCGTTGCGGCGATCGCTGCGGTTGGAACCAAGTGCTGCGTCGAAGTTGAGAAGAAGGACGGAACCATCGTCAATATTTACGGACATCACTGA